A window of the Brassica napus cultivar Da-Ae chromosome A2, Da-Ae, whole genome shotgun sequence genome harbors these coding sequences:
- the LOC106363524 gene encoding uncharacterized protein LOC106363524: MLNDCGMLEFPFTGDMLSWVGKRAGGSTVRCRLDRAVGNADWHERFPHSSVKYMRLWGSDHRPILADILTKPTRRSKKFKFDKRWLDNEELRQVILEGWKSPDLPPNATIMEHIASCRKALSEWRRQNNVNSAKLVEDLKEKVEGLYADDSATTEEIAAALKELSEALKSEEMFWKQKSRVFWLREGDRNTKFFHALTKQRRARNKITQLVDEDGNIVEDDEGLVVIATSYFRQIFESSDPEEIEEALAHVPTTITGAMNDDLTAPVSEWEVKLALFAMHPEKAPGPDGMTALFYQKFWDIVKEDLTLMVNKFLFEGTMANGLNDTNICLIPKITKPNAMTQFRPISLCNVSYKIISKVLCQRLKKVLPGLISETQSAFVAGRQISDNVMIAQEMFHALRTKPSGRNKRMAIKTDMSKAYDRMEWSFIEAVLRKMGFSEIWTSWVMRCQCINFDKSSLLFGKRISVIARQEIKDVLGIQNEGGMGTYLGIPEDISGSKCKLFAFLKDKLMHRVNGWTGRWLSKGGKEVLIKSILLALPTYVMSTFLLPLEICENLASAIAQFWWSSNPPKRGIHWAKWDKVCLSREEGGIGFRMIHEFNLALLAKQLWRIVQFPDSLVARVLRGRYYRLSSPLRVNAPTGPSYVWTSISAARNLLLLGIRQKIHSGYEVKVWEDPWIPTNPARPAAPMAPVMHPNMRVSDLINQESKDWDVGLLENYVHPDDIPLIRSLAISSTHRRDSYCWNFTRNGQYTVKSGYWVAQNLLNKTEQREVLDPITRNLVRRNMRCDNYCPRCGEAEETVTHAIFECPPALQVWSLASTPTSPNIFPVSSIYTNMDYLFWRKNSILEPDRDRDPYPWIIWYIWKARNEKLFRGIDRDPLELVRHAESECQAWFDAKEVVQPVTQANTDEEPQAISLGNICLLDGSWTSSANFSGCGWVWRDGSGNVQLMGTRNFTRRESALHSEVEALRWAMENMLQHSNCQSFGTDCKELIAMVKEPQAWPSFATELERIETLQICFPDFKIAHVPRARIVPELKRSKQTIIHV, encoded by the exons GTCGGACCATCGTCCGATTCTTGCAGATATACTCACAAAGCCAACGAGAAGGTCCAAGAAGTTTAAGTTTGATAAGAGATGGCTGGACAATGAAGAGCTGCGGCAAGTTATCCTTGAGGGCTGGAAGTCTCCTGATCTTCCTCCCAATGCGACTATCATGGAACATATTGCAAGTTGCAGGAAAGCTTTGAGTGAATGGAGGAGGCAAAATAATGTCAATTCGGCAAAACTAGTAGAGGACCTTAAAGAGAAAGTGGAAGGTTTGTATGCTGATGATAGTGCCACGACTGAGGAGATTGCAGCAGCCCTGAAGGAACTCTCGGAGGCGCTCAAATCAGAAGAAATGTTCTGGAAACAGAAGAGTCGGGTGTTTTGGCTGAGAGAAGGAGACAGGAATACAAAATTCTTTCATGCCTTGACAAAGCAACGAAGAGCAAGGAATAAGATCACGCAGCTTGTTGATGAGGATGGAAATATTGTTGAGGATGATGAGGGTCTAGTAGTCATTGCTACTAGCTATTTTAGGCAGATTTTTGAATCATCTGATCCGGAGGAAATTGAGGAGGCATTAGCTCATGTTCCAACGACGATCACTGGGGCTATGAATGATGACCTTACAGCTCCTGTCTCTGAATGGGAGGTCAAATTAGCGCTTTTTGCCATGCATCCAGAGAAGGCCCCAGGaccagatgggatgactgcGCTTTTCTATCAGAAATTCTGGGATATTGTGAAGGAGGATTTAACTCTTATGGTTAACAAATTCCTTTTTGAGGGAACAATGGCGAATGGactaaatgatacaaatatatgtcttaTCCCGAAGATAACGAAGCCCAATGCGATGACTCAGTTCAGGCCCATTAGTCTGTGCAATGTCAGCTACAAGATAATCTCAAAAGTCTTATGTCAGAGGTTAAAGAAAGTGCTTCCTGGTTTGATATCGGAaacccagtcagcctttgttgctgggAGACAGATTTCTGATAACGTCATGATTGCTCAGGAGATGTTTCACGCTCTGAGAACCAAACCAAGTGGGCGCAATAAAAGGATGGCCATCAAGACagatatgagcaaagcatatgacAGGATGGAATGGTCCTTTATCGAAGCTGTTCTGCGTAAGATGGGATTCTCAGAGATCTGGACCAGCTGGGTCATGCGAT GTCAATGTATCAACTTTGACAAATCGTCCTTACTCTTCGGTAAGCGGATTAGTGTAATTGCTAGACAGGAGATAAAAGATGTGCTTGGGATACAGAAtgaaggaggaatgggaacTTATTTAGGCATTCCCGAAGACATAAGTGGTTCAAAATGCAAACTTTTTGCATTCCTGAAGGATAAGCTGATGcatagagtgaatggatggacaGGTAGATGGCTTTCGAAAGGTGGGAAAGAAGTGTTGATTAAATCCATTCTGCTCGCTCTTCCGACATACGTCATGTCGACCTTCCTTCTCCCATTGGAGATATGTGAGAACTTAGCTAGTGCTATCgctcagttttggtggagcTCGAATCCACCAAAAAGAGGGATACATTGGGCGAAATGGGACAAGGTTTGCCTATCCAGAGAAGAGGGAGGGATTGGTTTTCGCATGATCCATGAGTTTAATCTGGCATTGTTGGCAAAACAACTATGGAGAATAGTTCAATTCCCTGATTCTCTGGTGGCCCGTGTACTACGGGGGAGATATTATAGGCTGAGTTCTCCACTGAGAGTAAACGCTCCTACTGGCCCATCTTATGTGTGGACGAGCATTTCTGCTGCGAGGAATCTGCTATTATTGGGCATTCGACAGAAGATACACTCTGGATATGAGGTTAAGGTTTGGGAGGATCCATGGATTCCAACGAATCCCGCGAGGCCAGCTGCCCCAATGGCACCAGTGATGCATCCTAATATGCGAGTAAGCGATCTTATTAATCAAGAATCGAAGGATTGGGATGTGGGCTTACTGGAGAACTATGTTCATCCTGATGACATACCACTCATtaggagtttggccataagctcaaCTCATCGTCGTGACTCTTACTGCTGGAACTTCACAAGGAATGGTCAGTACACGGTCAAgtctggatattgggtggctCAGAATTTGTTGAATAAAACAGAGCAAAGGGAAGTTTTGGACCCAA taacAAGGAACCTGGTAAGACGCAATATGAGATGTGATAACTACTGCCCACGATGTGGAGAAGCAGAGGAGACTGTCACACATGCAATTTTTGAATGCCCGCCAGCTCTTCAAGTTTGGTCTTTAGCTTCGACTCCGACAAGCCCGAACATCTTTCCAGTATCAAGCATCTACACGAATATGGACTATCTCTTTTGGAGGAAAAATAGCATTCTTGAGCCTGATCGTGATAGAGacccttatccctggataatatggtacatttggaaggctagGAATGAGAAACTCTTCAGGGGCATAGATCGAGATCCTTTGGAGTTAGTCCGACATGCGGAGAGCGAATGTCAAGCCTGGTTTGATGCTAAGGAAGTGGTACAACCTGTAACACAAGCTAATACAGATGAGGAGCCCCAAGCCATAAGCTTGGGAAATATTTGCTtgctagatggatcttggacatctTCTGCTAACTTTAGTGGATGCGGATGGGTGTGGAGGGATGGGTCTGGGAATGTGCAGCTTATGGGGACAAGGAATTTCACTCGGCGGGAATCAGCTTTGCACTCGGAAGTAGAGGCactgcgatgggcgatggagaatatgctgcAACATTCGAACTGCCAGAGCTTCGGGACAGATTGTAAGGAACTGATAGCAATGGTGAAGGAACCTCAGGcgtggccaagctttgcgacggaattggagaggatagagacgctACAGATATGCTTTCCGGATTTTAAAATCGCTCACGTCCCACGGGCAC GTATAGTTCCTGAACTGAAGAGAAGCAAGCAAACGATCATTCATGTCTAA
- the LOC106399392 gene encoding uncharacterized protein LOC106399392, whose product MKYHKWKWSNISPASSINPQSPPSLRFKSLRKGPDLPKIQSNREAMDNSSSINSTSSNLSTASLEKLDQAASWVSTTLISAFFASLERCACVNLSTSDDDDDDNEESHNRPLALSAAPQPDDIV is encoded by the coding sequence ATGAAATATCATAAATGGAAATGGTCTAACATTTCTCCCGCATCGTCAATAAATCCCCAGTCTCCTCCTTCTCTTCGATTCAAATCCCTACGCAAAGGTCCCGATCTTCCGAAGATTCAGTCGAATCGAGAAGCCATGGATAACAGCAGTAGCATCAACTCCACCTCCTCTAACCTGAGCACGGCTTCCCTGGAAAAGCTCGATCAGGCGGCGAGCTGGGTCAGCACAACCCTCATATCCGCCTTCTTCGCCTCCCTCGAGCGTTGCGCCTGCGTCAATCTATCGACCTCcgatgatgatgacgacgacAACGAGGAATCCCACAATCGTCCTCTTGCTCTCTCCGCCGCTCCTCAACCTGACGACATCGTTTAG
- the LOC106398736 gene encoding DUF724 domain-containing protein 8-like isoform X2, translating into MRSLPSERLSLMEGCQVEISYTNNRFKKVWYSATIELERQTKPKSRFRQRCVRVLKDDSLAPLTVFTHKASFRPIPTDRYEDRVEIKEGSIVDADHKDEWWVGLVVKQVGDDKFLVLFDTPSDIVLFKREQLRVHLDWVDETWWVLPGRSVQLHEKPMFISGAMVEVSDKIDKGEVVWVPAIIIKEIVDDEDEDEEEKEEEEEEEEEDEKKYFVKVCVNPSSFEGIKKRPNKEVDMRSIRPRPPPFSAEELKLVDYIEVFHGTSWRQGRVIGRVFRGRCKVLLEATNKLLSFKISDIRPSKVWEDGVWKPRESPSTQGSVDEMSDSSSTFSPASNSPRENPMESPLTQGLVDEISDSGNTFSPVSNSPPVTPSPSISATPLMQTRENGTREDNNRKRKREEKLSSVEETEARDITMVLPFEKKLPIWKTVESMEVFKTFPQSPHFTPLLEIREDAREMSAVGMLLTFSGLLEEVKSLKLNNPISSLNSLSDSFTELEKHGFDVKVPMLRISKLLSLIDRQAKKMEELEDCEKVTAEKESTKVENERKILELQKLNEEADKEIAQSKSCEATIGQQLDDVKLQFHTTASAPW; encoded by the exons ATGAGGTCTCTACCTAGCGAAAGACTATCCTTGATGGAAGGTTGTCAAGTGGAAATCTCTTACACAAATAATCGCTTCAAAAAAGTGTGGTACAGTGCCACTATCGAGTTAGAACGGCAAACCAAACCCAAATCCAGATTCCGACAACGCTGTGTCCGTGTGCTTAAGGATGACTCGTTGGCTCCTCTTACCGTTTTCACCCACAAAGCCTCGTTTCGTCCCATTCCGACCGATCGCTACGAAGATCGGGTCGAGATAAAGGAAGGCTCCATCGTGGACGCTGATCATAAAGATGAGTGGTGGGTTGGTCTTGTTGTCAAACAGGTTGGAGATGACAAGTTTCTGGTGTTGTTCGATACACCATCTGATATTGTTCTGTTTAAGAGAGAGCAGTTGAGGGTACATCTCGACTGGGTTGATGAGACATGGTGGGTCTTACCTGGACGAAGTGTACAG TTGCATGAGAAGCCTATGTTTATATCTGGAGCAATGGTGGAAGTGAGTGATAAGATAGATAAAGGAGAAGTCGTCTGGGTTCCTGCAATAATCATTAAAGAGATTGttgatgatgaggatgaggatgaggaagaaaaagaggaggaagaggaggaggaagaagaggatgaGAAGAAATACTTCGTCAAGGTTTGTGTTAATCCCTCGAGCTTTGAGGGTATCAAGAAAAGACCCAACAAAGAGGTTGACATGCGTAGTATTAGGCCTAGACCGCCTCCTTTTTCGGCTGAGGAGCTTAAGTTGGTGGACTATATAGAGGTGTTCCATGGAACATCATGGCGTCAAGGGCGAGTGATTGGGAGAGTGTTTCGTGGACGGTGTAAAGTGCTTTTAGAGGCTACAAACAAGTTGTTGAGCTTCAAAATCTCGGACATTAGACCTTCCAAAGTGTGGGAAGACGGCGTATGGAAG CCAAGGGAATCGCCTTCGACTCAAGGGTCGGTAGATGAGATGAGTGATTCTAGTAGTACATTCTCTCCAGCATCTAACAGTCCACGAGAGAAT CCGATGGAATCGCCTTTAACTCAAGGATTGGTAGATGAGATAAGTGATTCTGGTAATACATTCTCTCCAGTATCTAACAGTCCACCTGTAACTCCATCTCCGAGCATAAGTGCAACACCATTGATGCAAACACGAGAGAAT GGAACTAGGGAAGATAACAAtcggaagaggaagagagaagaaaagctTAGTTCTGTTGAGGAAACTGAAGCAAGGGATATAACAATGGTTTTGCCCTTTGAGAAGAAGTTGCCGATTTGGAAGACAGTTGAATCAATGGAGGTATTTAAAACATTCCCACAGAGTCCTCATTTCACTCCATTGTTGGAGATTAGAGAAGACGCTCGTGAAATGTCTGCGGTGGGTATGTTGCTAACCTTCTCTGGATTACTTGAGGAAGTCAAATCTCTGAAACTCAACAATCCCATAAGCTCACTAAATAGCCTCAGTGATTCCTTTACCGAGTTAGAGAAGCATGGGTTCGATGTAAAAGTACCTATGTTGCGGATTAGTAAGCTGTTGTCTCTCATAGATAGGCAAGCAAAGAAGATGGAGGAACTTGAAGATTGCGAGAAAGTGACTGCAGAGAAAGAGAGCACCAAGGTTGAGAACGAACGCAAGATTCTGGAGCTGCAAAAGCTGAATGAAGAGGCAGACAAAGAGATAGCACAGAGTAAGTCATGTGAAGCAACGATTGGCCAACAGCTTGACGATGTGAAGCTTCAGTTTCACACAACTGCGTCTGCTCCATGGTAA
- the LOC106398736 gene encoding DUF724 domain-containing protein 10-like isoform X1: MRSLPSERLSLMEGCQVEISYTNNRFKKVWYSATIELERQTKPKSRFRQRCVRVLKDDSLAPLTVFTHKASFRPIPTDRYEDRVEIKEGSIVDADHKDEWWVGLVVKQVGDDKFLVLFDTPSDIVLFKREQLRVHLDWVDETWWVLPGRSVQFLRQLHEKPMFISGAMVEVSDKIDKGEVVWVPAIIIKEIVDDEDEDEEEKEEEEEEEEEDEKKYFVKVCVNPSSFEGIKKRPNKEVDMRSIRPRPPPFSAEELKLVDYIEVFHGTSWRQGRVIGRVFRGRCKVLLEATNKLLSFKISDIRPSKVWEDGVWKPRESPSTQGSVDEMSDSSSTFSPASNSPRENPMESPLTQGLVDEISDSGNTFSPVSNSPPVTPSPSISATPLMQTRENGTREDNNRKRKREEKLSSVEETEARDITMVLPFEKKLPIWKTVESMEVFKTFPQSPHFTPLLEIREDAREMSAVGMLLTFSGLLEEVKSLKLNNPISSLNSLSDSFTELEKHGFDVKVPMLRISKLLSLIDRQAKKMEELEDCEKVTAEKESTKVENERKILELQKLNEEADKEIAQSKSCEATIGQQLDDVKLQFHTTASAPW, encoded by the exons ATGAGGTCTCTACCTAGCGAAAGACTATCCTTGATGGAAGGTTGTCAAGTGGAAATCTCTTACACAAATAATCGCTTCAAAAAAGTGTGGTACAGTGCCACTATCGAGTTAGAACGGCAAACCAAACCCAAATCCAGATTCCGACAACGCTGTGTCCGTGTGCTTAAGGATGACTCGTTGGCTCCTCTTACCGTTTTCACCCACAAAGCCTCGTTTCGTCCCATTCCGACCGATCGCTACGAAGATCGGGTCGAGATAAAGGAAGGCTCCATCGTGGACGCTGATCATAAAGATGAGTGGTGGGTTGGTCTTGTTGTCAAACAGGTTGGAGATGACAAGTTTCTGGTGTTGTTCGATACACCATCTGATATTGTTCTGTTTAAGAGAGAGCAGTTGAGGGTACATCTCGACTGGGTTGATGAGACATGGTGGGTCTTACCTGGACGAAGTGTACAG TTCTTGAGGCAGTTGCATGAGAAGCCTATGTTTATATCTGGAGCAATGGTGGAAGTGAGTGATAAGATAGATAAAGGAGAAGTCGTCTGGGTTCCTGCAATAATCATTAAAGAGATTGttgatgatgaggatgaggatgaggaagaaaaagaggaggaagaggaggaggaagaagaggatgaGAAGAAATACTTCGTCAAGGTTTGTGTTAATCCCTCGAGCTTTGAGGGTATCAAGAAAAGACCCAACAAAGAGGTTGACATGCGTAGTATTAGGCCTAGACCGCCTCCTTTTTCGGCTGAGGAGCTTAAGTTGGTGGACTATATAGAGGTGTTCCATGGAACATCATGGCGTCAAGGGCGAGTGATTGGGAGAGTGTTTCGTGGACGGTGTAAAGTGCTTTTAGAGGCTACAAACAAGTTGTTGAGCTTCAAAATCTCGGACATTAGACCTTCCAAAGTGTGGGAAGACGGCGTATGGAAG CCAAGGGAATCGCCTTCGACTCAAGGGTCGGTAGATGAGATGAGTGATTCTAGTAGTACATTCTCTCCAGCATCTAACAGTCCACGAGAGAAT CCGATGGAATCGCCTTTAACTCAAGGATTGGTAGATGAGATAAGTGATTCTGGTAATACATTCTCTCCAGTATCTAACAGTCCACCTGTAACTCCATCTCCGAGCATAAGTGCAACACCATTGATGCAAACACGAGAGAAT GGAACTAGGGAAGATAACAAtcggaagaggaagagagaagaaaagctTAGTTCTGTTGAGGAAACTGAAGCAAGGGATATAACAATGGTTTTGCCCTTTGAGAAGAAGTTGCCGATTTGGAAGACAGTTGAATCAATGGAGGTATTTAAAACATTCCCACAGAGTCCTCATTTCACTCCATTGTTGGAGATTAGAGAAGACGCTCGTGAAATGTCTGCGGTGGGTATGTTGCTAACCTTCTCTGGATTACTTGAGGAAGTCAAATCTCTGAAACTCAACAATCCCATAAGCTCACTAAATAGCCTCAGTGATTCCTTTACCGAGTTAGAGAAGCATGGGTTCGATGTAAAAGTACCTATGTTGCGGATTAGTAAGCTGTTGTCTCTCATAGATAGGCAAGCAAAGAAGATGGAGGAACTTGAAGATTGCGAGAAAGTGACTGCAGAGAAAGAGAGCACCAAGGTTGAGAACGAACGCAAGATTCTGGAGCTGCAAAAGCTGAATGAAGAGGCAGACAAAGAGATAGCACAGAGTAAGTCATGTGAAGCAACGATTGGCCAACAGCTTGACGATGTGAAGCTTCAGTTTCACACAACTGCGTCTGCTCCATGGTAA
- the LOC106398736 gene encoding DUF724 domain-containing protein 10-like isoform X3, producing MRSLPSERLSLMEGCQVEISYTNNRFKKVWYSATIELERQTKPKSRFRQRCVRVLKDDSLAPLTVFTHKASFRPIPTDRYEDRVEIKEGSIVDADHKDEWWVGLVVKQVGDDKFLVLFDTPSDIVLFKREQLRVHLDWVDETWWVLPGRSVQFLRQLHEKPMFISGAMVEVSDKIDKGEVVWVPAIIIKEIVDDEDEDEEEKEEEEEEEEEDEKKYFVKVCVNPSSFEGIKKRPNKEVDMRSIRPRPPPFSAEELKLVDYIEVFHGTSWRQGRVIGRVFRGRCKVLLEATNKLLSFKISDIRPSKVWEDGVWKPRESPSTQGSVDEMSDSSSTFSPASNSPRENGTREDNNRKRKREEKLSSVEETEARDITMVLPFEKKLPIWKTVESMEVFKTFPQSPHFTPLLEIREDAREMSAVGMLLTFSGLLEEVKSLKLNNPISSLNSLSDSFTELEKHGFDVKVPMLRISKLLSLIDRQAKKMEELEDCEKVTAEKESTKVENERKILELQKLNEEADKEIAQSKSCEATIGQQLDDVKLQFHTTASAPW from the exons ATGAGGTCTCTACCTAGCGAAAGACTATCCTTGATGGAAGGTTGTCAAGTGGAAATCTCTTACACAAATAATCGCTTCAAAAAAGTGTGGTACAGTGCCACTATCGAGTTAGAACGGCAAACCAAACCCAAATCCAGATTCCGACAACGCTGTGTCCGTGTGCTTAAGGATGACTCGTTGGCTCCTCTTACCGTTTTCACCCACAAAGCCTCGTTTCGTCCCATTCCGACCGATCGCTACGAAGATCGGGTCGAGATAAAGGAAGGCTCCATCGTGGACGCTGATCATAAAGATGAGTGGTGGGTTGGTCTTGTTGTCAAACAGGTTGGAGATGACAAGTTTCTGGTGTTGTTCGATACACCATCTGATATTGTTCTGTTTAAGAGAGAGCAGTTGAGGGTACATCTCGACTGGGTTGATGAGACATGGTGGGTCTTACCTGGACGAAGTGTACAG TTCTTGAGGCAGTTGCATGAGAAGCCTATGTTTATATCTGGAGCAATGGTGGAAGTGAGTGATAAGATAGATAAAGGAGAAGTCGTCTGGGTTCCTGCAATAATCATTAAAGAGATTGttgatgatgaggatgaggatgaggaagaaaaagaggaggaagaggaggaggaagaagaggatgaGAAGAAATACTTCGTCAAGGTTTGTGTTAATCCCTCGAGCTTTGAGGGTATCAAGAAAAGACCCAACAAAGAGGTTGACATGCGTAGTATTAGGCCTAGACCGCCTCCTTTTTCGGCTGAGGAGCTTAAGTTGGTGGACTATATAGAGGTGTTCCATGGAACATCATGGCGTCAAGGGCGAGTGATTGGGAGAGTGTTTCGTGGACGGTGTAAAGTGCTTTTAGAGGCTACAAACAAGTTGTTGAGCTTCAAAATCTCGGACATTAGACCTTCCAAAGTGTGGGAAGACGGCGTATGGAAG CCAAGGGAATCGCCTTCGACTCAAGGGTCGGTAGATGAGATGAGTGATTCTAGTAGTACATTCTCTCCAGCATCTAACAGTCCACGAGAGAAT GGAACTAGGGAAGATAACAAtcggaagaggaagagagaagaaaagctTAGTTCTGTTGAGGAAACTGAAGCAAGGGATATAACAATGGTTTTGCCCTTTGAGAAGAAGTTGCCGATTTGGAAGACAGTTGAATCAATGGAGGTATTTAAAACATTCCCACAGAGTCCTCATTTCACTCCATTGTTGGAGATTAGAGAAGACGCTCGTGAAATGTCTGCGGTGGGTATGTTGCTAACCTTCTCTGGATTACTTGAGGAAGTCAAATCTCTGAAACTCAACAATCCCATAAGCTCACTAAATAGCCTCAGTGATTCCTTTACCGAGTTAGAGAAGCATGGGTTCGATGTAAAAGTACCTATGTTGCGGATTAGTAAGCTGTTGTCTCTCATAGATAGGCAAGCAAAGAAGATGGAGGAACTTGAAGATTGCGAGAAAGTGACTGCAGAGAAAGAGAGCACCAAGGTTGAGAACGAACGCAAGATTCTGGAGCTGCAAAAGCTGAATGAAGAGGCAGACAAAGAGATAGCACAGAGTAAGTCATGTGAAGCAACGATTGGCCAACAGCTTGACGATGTGAAGCTTCAGTTTCACACAACTGCGTCTGCTCCATGGTAA